In a genomic window of Salmo trutta chromosome 32, fSalTru1.1, whole genome shotgun sequence:
- the LOC115171672 gene encoding aquaporin-8 isoform X2: MTEGTMELGDVGTSLMASDSKKAPVKPPNKFERLVQPCLAELVGTMFFVFIGCVSVIENVEAAGRLQPALVHGLAVAVMVACMAEISGSHFNPPFTIAINLCGGMKLNMVGPYLISQLIGGVLGASMSKLMTTTENYSKAQGAAFALLQSQDQLWGALFGEIATTCLVTMVVLLGAVNAKSSSHMVPFMVGCTVIINILAGGDVSGTCLNPARALGPAIVANYWTYHWVYWVGPITGGLVAAALVSSGPHGKAGQAAG, translated from the exons ATGACAGAAGGGACAATGGAACTGGGTGACGTTGGGACATCCCTGATGGCATCAGACTCTAAGAAAGCACCGGTCAAGCCTCCCAACAAGTTTGAGCGCCTGGTCCAGCCGTGTCTGGCTGAGCTGGTGGGGACCATGTTCTTTGTGTTCATCGGCTGTGTGTCGGTCATAGAGAACGTGGAGGCAGCAGGGAGGCTGCAGCCAGCTCTGGTCCATGGTCTGGCTGTGGCAGTCATGGTGGCTTGCATGGCAGAGATCAG CGGCTCCCATTTTAACCCACCGTTTACCATTGCTATCAACCTGTGTGGAGGCATGAAGCTGAATATGGTGGGGCCCTACCTCATCAGTCAGCTCATAGGGGGTGTGCTAGGTGCTTCTATGTCAAAG CTGATGACCACAACAGAGAACTACTCCAAGGCCCAGGGGGCAGCGTTTGCCCTGCTGCAATCACAAGATCAGCTGTGGGGGGCTCTGTTTGGGGAGATAGCCACGACCTGCCTGGTCACCATGGTGGTGCTGCTGGGGGCGGTCAACGCCAAGAGTAGCAGCCACATGGTGCCCTTCATGGTGGGCTGCACTGTCATCATCAACATCCTGGCTGG TGGAGATGTGTCTGGAACCTGTCTGAACCCGGCCAGAGCCCTGGGTCCTGCTATAGTGGCCAACTACTGGACCTACCACTGGGTTTACTGGGTAGGACCTATCACTGGTGGACTGGTGGCTGCTGCACTGGTTAG CAGTGGCCCACATGGGAAAGCTGGCCAGGCGGCGGGATAA
- the LOC115171672 gene encoding aquaporin-8 isoform X1, which produces MTEGTMELGDVGTSLMASDSKKAPVKPPNKFERLVQPCLAELVGTMFFVFIGCVSVIENVEAAGRLQPALVHGLAVAVMVACMAEISGSHFNPPFTIAINLCGGMKLNMVGPYLISQLIGGVLGASMSKLMTTTENYSKAQGAAFALLQSQDQLWGALFGEIATTCLVTMVVLLGAVNAKSSSHMVPFMVGCTVIINILAGGDVSGTCLNPARALGPAIVANYWTYHWVYWVGPITGGLVAAALVRVHLWHELYAPMLLVL; this is translated from the exons ATGACAGAAGGGACAATGGAACTGGGTGACGTTGGGACATCCCTGATGGCATCAGACTCTAAGAAAGCACCGGTCAAGCCTCCCAACAAGTTTGAGCGCCTGGTCCAGCCGTGTCTGGCTGAGCTGGTGGGGACCATGTTCTTTGTGTTCATCGGCTGTGTGTCGGTCATAGAGAACGTGGAGGCAGCAGGGAGGCTGCAGCCAGCTCTGGTCCATGGTCTGGCTGTGGCAGTCATGGTGGCTTGCATGGCAGAGATCAG CGGCTCCCATTTTAACCCACCGTTTACCATTGCTATCAACCTGTGTGGAGGCATGAAGCTGAATATGGTGGGGCCCTACCTCATCAGTCAGCTCATAGGGGGTGTGCTAGGTGCTTCTATGTCAAAG CTGATGACCACAACAGAGAACTACTCCAAGGCCCAGGGGGCAGCGTTTGCCCTGCTGCAATCACAAGATCAGCTGTGGGGGGCTCTGTTTGGGGAGATAGCCACGACCTGCCTGGTCACCATGGTGGTGCTGCTGGGGGCGGTCAACGCCAAGAGTAGCAGCCACATGGTGCCCTTCATGGTGGGCTGCACTGTCATCATCAACATCCTGGCTGG TGGAGATGTGTCTGGAACCTGTCTGAACCCGGCCAGAGCCCTGGGTCCTGCTATAGTGGCCAACTACTGGACCTACCACTGGGTTTACTGGGTAGGACCTATCACTGGTGGACTGGTGGCTGCTGCACTGGTTAG GGTCCATCTCTGGCATGAGCTTTATGCTCCCATGCTCCTGGTCCTATAG